The following are from one region of the Paenalkalicoccus suaedae genome:
- a CDS encoding RHS repeat domain-containing protein: MDYMYDESGGIKKAFLKLNAESFSTYYDYNPVGQPSRIRQENKHGDVVSDEQLTFDENGHITEVRSLSGARVTYEYDNDYQLRKETHRNAAGAITLDQSYEYDFLGNRLSKTVGAARTTYTYDKANQLLQQGSLTYTHDHVGNTTSRGDTNFVCNTDRELTEVKRAGATIATYDYNHHGMRTKKVAGSRTEHYYYTGKDLAYITDAQNRIRSSFVRDALGQLMTYTDHTGASPKTYLYVLNHRGDVLGLRDEGGVMVVSYTYDAYGNIIGQTGNGLTGDGRLLQEANPFRYASYVYDEETSLYYVQIRYYDADTGRFLTRDIVADTNLYIYADNNPVNFVDPDGRVPIPLIIFLAKAGFKAYTAYSTYKAIKNDPSMKNILLSMMPGGKITRMGGKKILAFAKGAKDVKKVTKNIFGIDASKTIKASDLRKYAESRGSKKTQTSNGPEKWVDKNGTARITKKSGSNRAPGSSGAHVEIKDSSGQRINPLGNPVTRKSAGNHTPISLK, encoded by the coding sequence ATGGACTACATGTACGATGAGTCTGGCGGCATCAAAAAAGCATTTTTAAAACTAAACGCAGAGTCGTTTAGTACGTATTATGACTATAACCCGGTTGGTCAGCCGTCGCGCATTCGTCAAGAAAATAAGCATGGCGACGTCGTGTCGGATGAGCAGCTAACGTTCGATGAGAATGGGCATATCACCGAGGTGCGGTCGTTATCAGGAGCACGCGTCACGTACGAATACGATAACGACTACCAGCTTCGTAAAGAGACGCATCGCAACGCCGCTGGGGCGATCACGCTCGACCAGTCCTATGAGTACGATTTCTTAGGCAACCGTCTATCGAAGACAGTTGGCGCAGCACGTACAACGTACACGTACGACAAAGCGAATCAACTGCTGCAACAAGGATCTCTCACGTACACGCACGATCACGTTGGAAACACGACGTCACGTGGGGATACGAACTTTGTCTGTAACACGGACCGAGAGCTAACGGAAGTGAAACGTGCAGGTGCAACGATTGCCACGTATGACTATAACCATCACGGCATGCGCACGAAGAAAGTAGCCGGTTCTCGCACCGAGCACTATTACTACACAGGGAAAGATTTGGCGTACATCACGGATGCCCAAAACCGTATCCGCTCGAGCTTTGTCCGAGATGCCCTCGGGCAACTGATGACGTACACGGATCATACTGGAGCTTCGCCAAAAACATATCTGTATGTGCTGAACCATCGTGGCGATGTGCTGGGACTTCGTGACGAGGGTGGGGTCATGGTTGTCTCGTATACGTACGATGCATACGGGAATATCATCGGTCAAACTGGAAACGGCCTAACTGGTGATGGGCGTCTTTTACAAGAAGCGAACCCATTCCGTTATGCAAGCTACGTGTATGATGAAGAAACAAGCTTATACTACGTGCAGATTCGTTACTACGATGCCGATACCGGACGATTCTTAACGCGCGATATTGTAGCAGATACAAACCTGTATATTTACGCCGATAACAATCCAGTCAACTTTGTGGATCCGGACGGACGCGTGCCGATTCCGTTGATTATCTTCTTAGCAAAAGCAGGATTTAAAGCTTATACGGCGTATAGCACCTATAAGGCGATTAAGAATGATCCGAGTATGAAGAATATTCTCTTAAGCATGATGCCTGGTGGAAAGATCACGCGAATGGGTGGGAAGAAGATACTGGCCTTTGCGAAAGGGGCTAAAGATGTTAAAAAGGTCACAAAAAATATATTTGGAATAGATGCCTCAAAAACAATTAAAGCTTCAGATTTAAGAAAATATGCAGAGTCGCGAGGTTCGAAAAAAACTCAAACATCTAATGGACCAGAAAAATGGGTGGATAAAAATGGTACGGCAAGAATTACTAAAAAGAGTGGCAGTAACAGGGCCCCGGGTAGTTCAGGAGCTCATGTAGAAATAAAAGATTCTAGTGGACAAAGAATTAACCCGTTAGGTAATCCGGTAACTCGGAAAAGTGCAGGTAACCATACTCCAATAAGCCTTAAATAG